Proteins encoded by one window of Arachis ipaensis cultivar K30076 chromosome B04, Araip1.1, whole genome shotgun sequence:
- the LOC107636048 gene encoding uncharacterized protein LOC107636048 codes for MTTLTYSEFPTKSVWQRDGKIWTPRKRGFSIGRLTYVPTRSGEDYYLRLLLNIQMDYTNFEDIKTMNDDREFIDSLNEAETWAFASHVKRLFAILLVSNSLSRPDFVWENCWLQLLDDILHRRQRNLNMNDLVMFDEDIMNFILSDIEDIIHSYGKSLQEYPPMSIPSGSNYSMQDARLIIEELSKVRLGGKIVLTVASNGIAPLLLINGRIAHSRFNIPLTVEENSMYNIRQGSLLAKLLIKIDLIIWDEAPMLSRYCYEALDRCLRDIITHASIANCERPFGGNIVVLGGDFRQILPIITRGSRQDIKIKEFGDWLLKVGDGLLRDNLDGESEIEMPMDMIVPDTE; via the exons ATGACCACCCTGACATATTCTGAGTTTCCTACAAAGTCTGTCTGGCAAAGAGATGGGAAAATATGGACACCAAGAAAAAGGGGATTCTCTATTGGTAGATTGACATATGTTCCTACAAGAAGTGGGGAAGACTATTACCTTCGCCTTCTACTGAATATTCAGATGGATTACACTAACTTTGAAGACATAAAGACGATGAATG ATGATAGAGAGTTTATAGATTCCTTAAATGAAGCAGAAACTTGGGCATTTGCATCACATGTGAAGAGGCTATTTGCAATTTTACTGGTATCAAATAGTCTTTCAAGACCTGACTTTGTCTGGGAGAATTGTTGGCTGCAACTTTTAGATGATATTCTACATCGACGTCAAAGGAATTTGAACATGAATG ATTTAGTTATGTTTGATGAGGATATCATGAATTTTATATTGTCAGATATAGAAGATATCATACATTCTTATGGAAAGAGCTTGCAAGAATATCCTCCAATGTCAATCCCTTCTGGTAGTAACTATTCAATGCAGGATGCACGACTAATAATAGAGGAACTCAG CAAAGTTAGATTAGGGGGTAAAATAGTGCTTACTGTGGCTTCCAATGGAATAGCACCGCTTCTCCTAATAAATGGTAGGATTGCACACTCTAGATTTAATATACCTTTAACTGTAGAAGAAAATTCTATGTACAATATCCGACAGGGCTCACTCCTTGCCAAATTGTTGATAAAGATAGATTTAATAATCTGGGATGAGGCACCTATGCTTAGCAGGTATTGTTATGAGGCACTGGATAGATGTTTGAGAGATATTATAACGCATGCATCAATTGCTAATTGTGAGCGTCCATTCGGAGGGAATATAGTTGTACTCGGTGGAGACTTTAGACAAATATTGCCTATAATTACACGAGGATCTCGACAGGATATA AAAATCAAGGaatttggtgattggttgttaaAAGTTGGTGATGGCCTACTAAGAGATAATCTAGATGGAGAGTCAGAAATTGAGATGCCTATGGATATGATAGTTCCAGATACTGAATAG